The Apodemus sylvaticus chromosome 5, mApoSyl1.1, whole genome shotgun sequence genome has a segment encoding these proteins:
- the Commd9 gene encoding COMM domain-containing protein 9: MAALTAEHFVALQSLLKASSKDVVRQLCQESFSSSALDSKELLDNTCSSLSVTQEEAEQLLQALHHFTRLVAFRDLSSAEAILALFPENFHQNLKNLLTKIILEHILTWRTEAQANQISLPRLVDLDWRVDIKTSSDNISRMAVPTCLLQMKILEDPSLCGEKPSISAVTMELSKETLDTMLDGLGRIRDQLSAVANK; encoded by the exons ATGGCGGCCTTGACAGCGGAGCATTTCGTGGCGCTCCAGAGCCTGCTGAAG GCCTCCTCAAAAGATGTCGTCAGACAACTGTGCCAAGAAAGCTTCTCCAGTTCAGCCCTTGACTCAAAAGAACTCCTGGATAATACATGTTCCAGCTTGTCTGTGACCcaggaggaggcagagcag CTGCTCCAGGCTCTGCACCACTTCACTAGGCTGGTGGCCTTCCGTGATCTGTCCTCTGCTGAGGCAATTCTGGCTCTTTTTCCGGAAAATTTCCACCAAAACCTCAAAAACCTGCTGACGAAAATCATCCTGGAGCACAT aTTGACTTGGAGAACTGAAGCCCAAGCAAACCAGA TCTCTCTGCCTCGCCTGGTGGACCTGGACTGGAGAGTGGATATCAAAACCTCCTCTGACAACATCAGCCGCATGGCTGTCCCCACCTGCCTGCTCCAGATGAAG ATCCTGGAGGATCCTAGTCTGTGTGGAGAGAAACCCTCCATCTCGGCTGTGACCATGGAGCTGAGCAAAGAAACGCTGGACACCATGTTGGACGGTCTGGGTCGCATTCGGGACCAACTTTCTGCCGTAGCTAATAAATAA